One genomic region from Candidatus Amarolinea dominans encodes:
- a CDS encoding 2-oxoacid:acceptor oxidoreductase subunit alpha, which produces MSSTTAVLDHPAPAAAPARPDVVNDFSIVVATPNGSGSQTANISIIRSIFRMGIPVNGKNLFPSNIQGLPTWYTIRISKDGYIARREGTEILVAFNEKTAEQDLASLPAGGICIHPLEWKFARSRTDVTYYGVPVKEFVKASGAEDKIKNYIANMVYVGALAYLLGIDLEDVKGALHTQFGGKTKPINLNLTVVKMAYDWSGANLTKTDPFRVEPMDKTQGKIMIEGNIAAALGSVFGGVQVVAWYPITPATSVAEALNEYLPQLRMDENGKPTFAVLQSEDEIAAIGTAIGAGWAGARSMTSTSGPGLSLMTEYAGMGFFAEVPVVIWDVQRMGPSTGLPTRVAQGDVLMAYTMGHGDTRHVVLLPSSVSECFDFGIQAFDLAERLQTPVFVLSDLDIGMNLWMSDPFNYPEKPLDRGKVLTAEDIQRLGSWARFEDVDGDGIGYRTLPGTKDYRAAYFTRGTGHNAKAVYSERPDDWEQNLARLYKKHDTARTLVPKPVVDDAAATKIGIISYGSADPAVLEARDRLRKQGIETNYLRVRALPIEETLREFVARHDRIYVIELNFEGQMAEILCMELPEYAPKLRRLTKCDGLPLTARFLTESIMEQER; this is translated from the coding sequence ATGTCAAGCACAACGGCTGTGCTAGATCACCCGGCGCCCGCGGCGGCTCCGGCCAGGCCGGACGTCGTCAACGATTTCTCGATTGTTGTAGCGACCCCCAATGGCTCCGGGAGCCAGACGGCCAACATTTCGATTATTCGCTCTATTTTTCGCATGGGCATTCCTGTCAACGGCAAGAACCTCTTTCCATCCAACATTCAGGGCCTGCCCACCTGGTACACCATTCGGATCAGCAAGGACGGCTACATTGCCCGCCGCGAAGGGACTGAGATTCTCGTCGCCTTCAATGAGAAGACGGCGGAGCAGGACCTGGCCAGCCTACCGGCGGGCGGCATCTGCATCCATCCCCTCGAATGGAAATTTGCCCGCAGTCGCACCGATGTGACCTACTACGGGGTTCCGGTCAAAGAATTTGTCAAGGCATCAGGCGCCGAAGACAAGATCAAGAATTACATCGCCAACATGGTCTACGTAGGCGCCCTGGCCTATCTCCTGGGCATTGACCTGGAAGATGTCAAGGGCGCCCTGCACACCCAGTTCGGCGGCAAAACCAAACCGATCAACCTGAACTTGACTGTGGTCAAGATGGCCTACGACTGGTCGGGCGCCAACCTGACGAAGACCGATCCCTTCCGCGTCGAGCCTATGGACAAGACGCAGGGCAAGATCATGATCGAAGGCAACATCGCGGCCGCCTTAGGCTCCGTTTTTGGTGGCGTGCAGGTGGTGGCCTGGTACCCGATCACCCCGGCCACCAGTGTAGCCGAGGCGCTGAACGAGTATTTGCCGCAGTTGCGCATGGACGAAAACGGCAAGCCCACCTTTGCGGTCCTGCAGTCGGAAGATGAGATTGCCGCGATCGGCACGGCGATTGGCGCCGGTTGGGCCGGCGCGCGCAGCATGACCTCCACCTCCGGCCCTGGCCTCTCGCTGATGACCGAATACGCGGGCATGGGCTTCTTTGCCGAAGTGCCGGTGGTCATCTGGGATGTGCAGCGCATGGGCCCCAGCACCGGCCTGCCGACGCGCGTGGCGCAGGGCGATGTGCTGATGGCCTATACGATGGGTCACGGCGACACCCGCCATGTGGTACTCTTGCCCAGTTCGGTGAGCGAATGTTTCGATTTTGGTATCCAGGCCTTCGATCTGGCCGAGCGCCTGCAGACGCCGGTTTTCGTGCTGAGTGACCTGGACATTGGCATGAATCTGTGGATGAGCGACCCTTTCAACTATCCTGAGAAACCGCTCGATCGTGGCAAGGTGTTGACCGCGGAAGACATCCAGCGCCTGGGCAGTTGGGCGCGCTTCGAGGATGTGGATGGCGACGGTATCGGCTACCGCACGCTGCCCGGCACCAAAGATTACCGCGCCGCCTACTTCACCCGCGGCACCGGACATAATGCCAAGGCGGTGTACAGCGAGCGGCCAGACGACTGGGAGCAAAACCTGGCCCGCCTGTACAAGAAGCACGATACCGCGCGCACCCTGGTTCCCAAACCGGTGGTGGATGACGCGGCGGCTACTAAGATCGGCATCATCTCGTATGGCTCGGCCGACCCGGCTGTGCTGGAGGCGCGTGACCGGTTGCGCAAGCAGGGGATCGAAACCAACTACCTGCGCGTGCGTGCGCTGCCCATCGAGGAGACGCTACGCGAGTTCGTGGCGCGGCATGACCGCATCTACGTGATCGAACTCAACTTCGAAGGGCAGATGGCCGAGATTTTATGCATGGAACTGCCCGAGTATGCACCCAAACTGCGCAGGCTCACCAAGTGCGACGGCCTGCCGCTGACCGCGCGTTTTCTCACCGAGTCCATCATGGAGCAGGAGCGATAA